One Bombus fervidus isolate BK054 chromosome 7, iyBomFerv1, whole genome shotgun sequence genomic region harbors:
- the LOC139989282 gene encoding post-GPI attachment to proteins factor 6: MMSKNIIMLPIRYFSRRYLMILQFHVVLILLLFPAKECTMPEASQEGLLHSFKSYSDIAMFHYTVPKEVLRATWQFAAFMDGPDCPRRKVHIYLQWGSYPVISINNDTFPNDMYHKRNHTIRISAITTFEPKTSAIIPVYGPEAGDWFVGAYLSHWDEKVQQQGLGHKCHYSIGSIAVWTQTNSIENIPIGYQQTLRTKESTSYYKIYVPSGTWNLRVDIWGCNFTVHKSRNVHELCIKNMALKGRSLPVFNHSESFENVNLTMLGSYTFTESSPYEDSYYYLMIISDSIIEVNVKVVTSECPIIITEKSFIRQYLDAPLFSKALAQLRMKDITKHHSHHGEDKYNESFYNGDVMKNQFRISDEYFDDPCFPRYQLARVKHSQIFSGVYLLQNREWLTSWIMLTDVHPVITQFDILPLIDIGGTLDISVHLEMDKIATRQLVKVILCVQRGRIPDRIKNNMICEKSEMSMILSSFDRHDGTLLIPYPQPDTWYVSLDATCYFNGKPVNCEMEEILVSLDIRTRQCVFDGNYPCGHHGICQEIHRDILYYTTCKCFEGYKGWGCTDATSANPESSLITTLILTLSNGFFIPAIYLAVKRGLYTEGLVYLATMLFSSLYHACDQHVMTYCVAKYEVLQYSDFFSSILAFWVTLVAMAEIPIRFVSLCHMFGVLIIAFGVESNKTSLTSILVPFGMGIMIPMGTYAYRCFHLRRLKKPDRISKLLAGLTLAIVGLLLFSLVETEANYQYVHSAWHMIIAISLIFLLPPPRLEQIGSSGTSSFSDDSELLDYKDTPGSPIFTVTSGQENLVIASN, from the exons atgatgtcaaaaaatattatcatgCTTCCGATACGTTATTTTTCAAGGCGATATCTCATGATTCTTCAATTTCACGTCGTTTTAATCTTATTACTTTTTCCAG CTAAAGAATGTACTATGCCGGAAGCAAGTCAGGAAGGATTACTACATTCGTTCAAAAGTTATTCAGATATAGCCATGTTCCATTATACAGTTCCAAAAGAGGTGCTTAGAGCTACTTGGCAGTTTGCAGCATTTATGGATGGGCCAGATTGCCCAAGGAGAAAAgtacatat ATACCTGCAATGGGGCAGTTACCCTGTGATATCTATAAATAATGATACATTTCCTAATGATATGTATCATAAGCGTAATCATACCATTAGAATTTCTGCAATTACAACATTTGAACCAAAAACCTCTGCGATTATACCAGTTTATGGACCAGAAGCTGGAGATTGGTTTGTTGGAGCATATTTGTCTCACTGGGATGAAAAGGTTCAACAGCAG GGACTTGGCCATAAATGTCACTACAGTATAGGTTCTATAGCTGTATGGACACAAACCAATagtattgaaaatattccaattggTTACCAACAAACATTAAGAACAAAAGAATCTACTTCTTACTACAA GATATATGTCCCGTCAGGAACATGGAATCTTCGTGTAGATATTTGGGGTTGCAATTTTACTGTGCATAAATCTCGTAATGTACATGaactttgtattaaaaatatggcACTAAAAGGGCGTTCTTTGCCCGTTTTCAATCACTCTGAAtcatttgaaaatgtaaatttaactATGCTGGGTTCATATACCTTTACAGAATCTTCCCCTTATGAAgatagttattattatttaatgattATTTCGGATAGTATCATTGAAGTAAATGTGAAGGTAGTCACTTCAG AATGCCCAATTATAATAACagaaaaatcttttataaGACAATATTTGGATGCACCTTTATTTTCTAAAGCATTAGCTCAATTGCGCATGAAAGATATAACAAAACATCATTCACATCATGGTgaagataaatataatgaatcattttataatggagatgttatgaaaaatcaatttcgtATATCAGATGAATATTTTGATGATCCATGTTTCCCAAGATATCAGCTTGCTAGAGTTAAGCACTCACAAATATTTTCAGGAGTCTATTTACTACAG AATAGAGAATGGCTAACTTCTTGGATAATGTTAACTGATGTGCATCCAGTAATAACACAGTTTGATATTTTGCCATTAATTGATATTGGTGGTACACTTGATATAAGTGTTCATTTGGAAATGGATAAA ATAGCAACAAGGCAATTAGTTAAAGTTATACTTTGCGTTCAACGTGGGCGAATTCCagatagaattaaaaataatatgatatgTGAAAAATCCGAAATGTCAATGATCTTGTCTTCATTTGATAGACACGATGGAACATTATTGATACCATATCCACAACCAGACACTTGGTATGTTAGTTTAGATGCAACATGCTATTTTAATGG AAAACCTGTAAATTGtgaaatggaagaaattttaGTATCATTGGATATACGAACTAGGCAATGTGTATTTGATGGAAATTATCCATGTGGTCATCATGGAATTTGTCAAGAAATTCATCGTGATATTCTTTATTATACAACATGCAAATGTTTTGAAG GATACAAAGGATGGGGCTGCACTGATGCTACTAGCGCCAATCCAGAATCTTCTCTTATAACAACATTGATACTAACTTTAAGTAATGGTTTCTTCATACCTGCTATATATTTAGCTGTTAAGCGCGGATTATATACTGAGGGATTAGTCTATTTGGCAACTATGCTCTTTTCATCTCTGTACCATGCTTGTGATCAACATGTTATGACTTATTGTGTTGCTAAATATGAA gtTTTGCAATACAGTGACTTTTTTTCAAGTATATTAGCATTTTGGGTAACACTTGTTGCTATGGCTGAAATACCGATTCGTTTTGTATCGTTATGTCATATGTTTGGAGTTCTTATTATAGCTTTTGGCGTTGAATCCAATAAAACAAGTTTAACTAGTATATTAGTACCATTTGGAATGGGCATTATGATCCCA atgGGAACATATGCTTATCGTTGTTTTCACTTGAGAAGGCTGAAAAAGCCTGATAGGATCTCAAAGTTATTAGCAGGATTAACACTAGCTATTGTAGGTTTATTGCTCTTTTCTTTAGTTGAGACAGAAGCCAATTATCAG TATGTTCATAGTGCATGGCATATGATAATAGCGATCTCattgatatttcttttaccACCACCGCGGTTAGAACAAATTGGTTCTTCGGGTACCAGCTCGTTTAGCGATGACAGTGAATTACTTGATTATAAGGATACACCGGGTAGTCCAATTTTTACGGTAACGAGTGGTCAGGAAAATCTGGTAATTGCATCAAATTGA